From a single Nematostella vectensis chromosome 3, jaNemVect1.1, whole genome shotgun sequence genomic region:
- the LOC116618696 gene encoding filamin-A, with protein sequence MACKFMNIQCLGLHHNSRKKTEPANCTVSGDGLTTGAANQPVKFTVRTKNPDLVYLDVDIARIIKERTSDPKPEAIPIEFECVEENLHRVTYFPKVEGEYQLAIKWRGVHVPGSPFLVKVGENDASSVSHEDDVWLKMGPEELKDRHGRK encoded by the exons ATGGCTTGCAAGTTTATGAACATT CAATGTCTTGGTTTACATCACAACTCTCGTAAGAAAACAGAGCCCGCAAACTGCACAGTGAGCGGCGACGGCCTCACAACAGGCGCCGCCAACCAGCCTGTCAAATTCACAGTACGAACAAAAAATCCCGACCTGGTCTACCTTGATGTGGACATCGCCCGAATCATCAAAGAACGCACGAGCGACCCGAAACCCGAGGCGATTCCGATCGAGTTCGAGTGTGTTGAGGAGAATTTGCACCGTGTAACGTATTTTCCTAAAGTTGAAGGCGAATACCAATTGGCGATTAAATGGCGGGGTGTTCATGTCCCAGGGAGCCCGTTCCTCGTGAAGGTGGGTGAGAATGATGCGTCGAGTGTGAGTCACGAGGATGACGTATGGCTGAAGATGGGTCCGGAAGAATTGAAGGACAGACATGGCCGGAAGTAA